From the genome of Mucilaginibacter paludis DSM 18603:
AAATGATTTATTGGCCAGAGGTAAGAAAAGAAAAACGAGAAATTTAAAATATGAAAATCAATGTGGGACTAAAACCGATTTTTTTATGGTTTTGGTAATAAAAATATTCCCAAAGCGGTAAAAAACAGAAATCTATTTGAATACCTTCTCATTTTGGGAATAAAAAAGGCCCGCCGATTACTTCTAAAGTAACCAGGCGGGCTCACTCACAAAGCAACCAATCAAATTGCTTACCGGTAGCTCTTTTTAGAGCTTATATTCTTCCAGCTTTCTGTATAAAGTGGATAAGCCGATCCCCAGCAATCGCGAAGCTTCTGCTTTATTCCCCTTTGAACGGGCCATTGCTTTACGGATATATTGACTTTCTATGCCTGACAGGTTAAGAGCCGAACTGAAGTTGTCATGATCGTCGGTAAAAAAATCAAATTGAAGCAAATCAGAAGTCAGTGTATCTGAACCGGCAATAATGACAACTCTTTCCATTACATTTCGAAGTTCGCGTATATTGCCTTTCCAATGATGATGAGTTAGCACGTTTAAAAAAAAATCGTCCATCTTTTTCACTTTGCAGTTCAACTTAGTCGAAAATTCATTCAAGAAATGTTTGGCCAAGACTTCGATATCCTCTCTCCTCTCGCGTAGCGGAGGCAGATGAATAGTAAATACAGCCAGGCGATAATACAGATCAAGCCTGAACAGGTTATTTTCAGCTTCATAATTTAAGTCTTTATTGGTAGCGGCAATAATGCGCGCATTTACTTTCATACTTTTTGAGTCTCCAACACGATTAAAGGTCCCGTCTTCCAAAACCCGTAACAGGCGTGCCTGGAGTTCCAAATTCATTTCGCCTATTTCATCTAAAAAAAGTGTGCCCCCGTCAGCCTCTTCAAATAGGCCTTTTTTGTCTTTTAATGCGCCGGTAAAAGAACCTGCCACATGCCCAAATAGTTCACTTTTTAATAACTCATTTGAGAATGAACTGCAGTTTACAGCAATAAACGGTTTATTACT
Proteins encoded in this window:
- a CDS encoding sigma-54-dependent transcriptional regulator; its protein translation is MLSTILILEDENKFGGLLSRIIEAEGYNVLQAQSARAGLKLMDSHDVRVVISDVKLPDANGVDLVKRIKDIHPFVEIINLTAFGSIKDSVRAIKNGAFDYIMKGDDNDRIIPIVNKAAEKANLQFQIHQLEKRLNHHHTFGDILGNSPATAEAILLAQKVAHTPTTVLLMGETGTGKEIFAQAIHEASDRSNKPFIAVNCSSFSNELLKSELFGHVAGSFTGALKDKKGLFEEADGGTLFLDEIGEMNLELQARLLRVLEDGTFNRVGDSKSMKVNARIIAATNKDLNYEAENNLFRLDLYYRLAVFTIHLPPLRERREDIEVLAKHFLNEFSTKLNCKVKKMDDFFLNVLTHHHWKGNIRELRNVMERVVIIAGSDTLTSDLLQFDFFTDDHDNFSSALNLSGIESQYIRKAMARSKGNKAEASRLLGIGLSTLYRKLEEYKL